The sequence below is a genomic window from Silene latifolia isolate original U9 population chromosome 7, ASM4854445v1, whole genome shotgun sequence.
CGGACAAAAGGATATATCCTTTGTACTATGTTTACACTCCCACATTCTTTATTCCTTAACACACTTATTTTCaactttattctttctttcttctctctaaaactgggTTCTTCCATCCGAAAACGAAGTTTTCAGCTAAAGTTCTCTCTAAATCCTGCAAATCAGCGTAAACATGCAAATAATAGATGGCAtcaatggtatttcttcattttattcattGTTTTCAGTCACGTTTTAATATTTTTAGTTGAATAGGATGGATGAAGGTAATGATAAAATTTGCATGTCATCGAATTTGTTcattcttgttattattatttgttaCTGCGTTTGAAATGAAGATTGTTAGAAGTAAATCTTCATGCTGGGTTTTCATTAATTTGAGTTTTGAGTAGCATTaacgcattctgacaacatttacatgaacacttttgctatagttttacatttacactttttaatattgttattatAGGTTTAATTTGAGTTAgtattctgacaacatttacacttttgctgacatttacacttttaaaccATCACATTTACAATGCTTttttgctgacatttacacttacacatttggatgtttacttttgctatagttttacatttacactttttaattgttatagtcactttttaattgttattattatagctttaatttgagttagcattctgacaacatttacacttttgctgacatttacacttttaaaccatcacatttacactgcatttctgttgacatttacacttacacatttggatgtttacttttgctatagttttacatttacactttttaattgttatagtcactttttaattgttattattatagctttaatttgagttagcattctgacaacatttacactttttgccgacatttacacttttaaaccatcacatttacactgcatttctgttgacatttacacttacacatttggatgtttacttttgctataattttacatttacactttttaattgttatagtcaccttttaattgttattattatagttttaatttgagttagcattctgacaacatttacacttttgttgacatttacacttttaaagcatcacatttacactgcatttctgctgacatttacacttttggtgtacttttacatttacactttttaattgttatagtgTAAATGGTACATTTACACTtttctgctgacatttacacttttgctgacatttacacttttgctgacatttacactttcagaccatcacatttacacttcgtttctgctgacatttacacttacacatttggatgtttatttttgttatagttttacatttacactttttaattgttatagtcaccttttaattgttattattatagttttaatttgagttcgcattctgacaacatttacacttttgttgacatttacacttttaaagcatcacatttacactgcatttctgctgacatttacacttttgctgacatttacactttcaaaacagcacatttacacttcgtttctgctgacatttacacttacacttttggatgtttacatttacatttacacttttgggaCATCATAATttggacatttacacttttgtaatatttacatttatggaacattccctttacatttacactttacttCGACTTACGtttacacttacacttcatatctgatgacatttacacttaaacTCTATGGatatttacacttacacttcatatcttatgacatttacatttacacttacactctgTGCACATTTACAGACTTGCTAAAACAGAATGAAGTTCAACCTGACAGGCAGGAGCTGTGTAGGGAGGTCGAGAAAAGGTTTACACCGTACATCGGCCAGGAGTTTGGGGGGGTTGAGGACGCGGTGACTTTTTATAAGATATACGccattgcttgtgggtttgatgtGCGTAGGTACACAACAAAAAAATGGCGTGGCGGTGAGATCAAGTCAAAGCTCGTCGTCTGCAATCGAGAAGGTTTCGCTCACAAGACGCCCAGTAAAGATCGGGATGACGGACTGGTTGGGGAGAAGTCACAGAGGATATTCAGGGTCACTAGCGTGGGGTGTAAAGCAAGGATACGACTATATATGAAGAATGGTCTTTTATTAATTGACCGGTTCCACGAGGGTCACAATCACGAGCTTATCTCACTTAAGGACAGAGAGTTCCAGAAATTGTCGCGTAACATAACAGATTATCACAAGATGATAATCGTTTCGAACTCAAGGGTTTGTAATATATAATCACTCTCTATACTAAATAAATAATTCCATTCATGTTATATTTATATGATGTATCTATTAATGATTGATTGGCGGTGAAGATAGGAGCAACAAAGACATACGTAACCGAAAGAACAAGTGAATGGATTCGAAAACATTGGAGCAagcttaaatgattttaagaacttccataggGATGTTAAATGTTTCATTCACGAACGGGATGGTCAGTTGTTTGTTGACCATTTCAAGGAAATGACTGAAACAAGAATAGGTTTCTACTTTGACTATGACCTTGACGATGATGGCAGCCTACGTAGGGCCATATGGGCGGACGGCATGCTGCCGAGATAATTACAAAATTTTTGGTGATGCGGTGTCATTCGACCCAACTGACTCCACCAATAAGTATTCTATGGTATTCACACCATTCACAGGTGTTGACCACCATAAACGATCTGTGACGTTCTGTGGGGCTCTAATTGCAAGGGAAGATTATGAGTTGTTTAATTAGGTTTTCAGCCGGTTTTTACAAGCAATGGGGGGTAAGGAACCCGAGTACATAATTACAGATCAGGACCC
It includes:
- the LOC141589737 gene encoding protein FAR1-RELATED SEQUENCE 7-like; the encoded protein is MDEDLLKQNEVQPDRQELCREVEKRFTPYIGQEFGGVEDAVTFYKIYAIACGFDVRRYTTKKWRGGEIKSKLVVCNREGFAHKTPSKDRDDGLVGEKSQRIFRVTSVGCKARIRLYMKNGLLLIDRFHEGHNHELISLKDREFQKLSPYVGPYGRTACCRDNYKIFGDAVSFDPTDSTNKYSMVFTPFTGVDHHKRSVTFCGALIAREDYELFN